The DNA segment GACGTTCTCGCCGTAGCCGTAGACGTACTGCTCGCCGGGATTGCCGGCGAGGGCGACGTGGAGGTGCCCACGGACGCCGTCTTCGACGAAGCACATGTCGCGCTTCGATTCGAGGTTGCCGAGTTCGACGATGTCGCGTTCGAGTGCCTGCGTGATGATCGTCCCGGTGATGTAGCGCGGGTTCTGCCGCGGGCCGTAGTTGTTGAACATTCGCGTGGTGAGCGTCGGGAGCCCGTAGGCGTCGTGGTAGTTCATCGTCAGGAAGTCGCCCGCGAGTTTCGACGTCGCGTAGACGCTCGTCGGATTGACGGGCGAACGCTCGCTCAACAGCACCCGATCGTTCCCGTCGTACTCGTACTTCTCGACCATCTCCTCGTTCGGGTTGCCGTACTCCTCGCTCGTACCGGCCATGTCGAACGCCGCGATGTCGAGGTCCAGATCCACGATGGACTGCAGGAGATTGAGCGTCCCGACGACGTTCGTGTCGATCGTTTCGTACGGCCGGTCCCATGACTCGCCGACGTGTGCCTGGGCGCCGAGGTGAAAGAGCAGCGAGTCGCTGTGCTCGGCCAGGGGACGGAGCGCGCGTTCGACGGAGTGCTTGTCACGCAAATCTCCTCGATGGATCGTCAGGGCCTCGCCGTGGCCACGGATGTTCTTCAGTTCGCCGCTCGACGTCGCGCGGACGAACGCGTGGACGTCCGCGTCCATCTCGACGAGCCGGTCAACCAGGTGGGAGCCGACGAACCCGTCCGCGCCGGTGACGAACGTGGGCCGTTCTGCGAGTTGGGTGTAGAGGTCCATCGATGCGGATGGCCATTCCGATCGGCAAGAACGTTACAGTACAGTCACGTGTAGGTGACGATTTCTCCGGCGCTCGGGCACAAACGGTTTACCTGGCTTCCCCGGGACATCGTCGGCATGACCACCGCGTCGTCCGAACCGCGCGTCGTTCTCCTGTCACAGTATTATCGCCCCGATACGTCCGCGAACGCGGGCGTGCTGACCGAACTCGCGTCCGGCCTCGCCGACCGCGGCGTCGACGTCTCCGTCGTCACTACCCAGCCGTCGTACACGGCGGACGACCGCGCGTCGAAACGGCCAGCCGACGAGGTCATCGACGGCGTACACGTTCGCCGGTTGCCCGCAACCCGGTTCGACCGAAACGACGGCGTCGCGAAGCGAATGCTCAACGAACTCACGTTCTTCCTCGTCGCGTCCGCGTTCCTCTTCGTTCGCCAGCGCGGCGACGTCGTGCTGTTGCCGACGGCCCCATCGTTTCTCCCCGTGGCAACTGTCCCTCTACGCTGGCGAGGGTATCGACCCGTCCCGATCGTGATGGACCTCTATCCGGAGATGGCCGTCGCCCTCGGCTATATCGACGCAGGAGGAATCGTACACCGGGCGTGGGAGTGGGCGAATCGGCGGGCGTATCGGCGGGCCGTCGTCACCGTGACCATCGGCGAGCGGATGGCCGAGCGGATCCAGGAACGCTACGGACCTGTCCCGGTGGCGGTTATTCACAACTGGGAGGACGGCGACGAGATCGAACCGATTCCGAAGGCCGAAAACGAGTTCGCCCGGAAACACGGGTTCGACGCGGACCTGACGGTCCTGTACTCCGGGAACCTCGGTCGCCACCACGAACTCGAAAGCGTCGTTCACGCGGCCCGGCTGCTGGAAGCCGACGGCGTCGACGGAGTCGAATTCGTCTTCATCGGTGACGGCGGCAAGAAAGAGCGGCTGCAGGCGCTCGCCCGGGAACACGACCTCGACTCCGTCTCCTTTCTCCCCTACCAGCCCACGTCCGTCCTCCCGCAGTCTCTCACGAGCGGTGACGTCGCCCTGGTGACGATGGACGAGGCCGTCGAGGGGCTTTGTGTGCCAAGCAAGTTCTACACCGCGCTCGCGAGCGGACAGACTATCCTCGCCGTGGCCCCAAAATCCGCCGAAATCGCCCGCATCGTCGATCGACACGACTGTGGCGTCACCGTCGAACCGGGCGAGTCGGGAGCGATCGCCGACGCCGTTCGCGAGTGGCTCGAGAATCGTGAGGACGTAGCCGATACGGGTGCCCGTTCGAGAACGGTCTTCGACGAGAGGTACACGAAAGAAGTCGCCATCCAGTCGTATCTCGCGCTAATTCGACGCGTCGTCCACCCTTCACCGCCGTCACCTACGGTGAAACCGTCGGAATCGCCCTCGAGGTAGCGCGACGAATGCCGACGTTACTTTTCACCGCCGACGGTGAAATAGCGTCTGTGAGATCGTACAGCTTTTACGACGACTTTCGGCTGGCCATTCGCGGGTCCGGTGCGATCGCCGACCACCTCGATCTCGTCTATCGCCACTTCGCTGAGGACGAGGTACATGACCCCGACCTGCAGCTCACGGTGACAGACGTCGACGTCGATCCGGACGGCATTCTTGGTGGCCCATCGAAATTTTACACGACCTTCGACGATCGATTCGTCCTCTCGAACGAAGGTGGCGTCTGGACCGTGGACGAGGAGTGGACGTCGATCCACTGTACGCCAGGCGTCCACAACGCGTGGACGCGAGCGATCGTGGAGGCTGAGCTGCGGAGGGTGTTGGCAGAACGCGACTTTGCGATCATCCACGCCTCTGGCGTGACCGTCGACGGCGAGACGATCGTCTTCCCGGCGTGGCGCCACACGGGGAAGACCAACACGATGCTGACGATGCTCGCTGAGGGCGGCGAGTATCTCTCCGACGATCGAATGTGGGTCGGCGCCGACGGGACGATCCGGCCGTTCCCGATTCCGATCCACCTGCTCTCGTACAACTATAACGCGTTTCCCTCGCTCTCGCCGGACAGGCTGACAGATATTCTGGCGACGGCGAGTACAGCTCTCGATTCGATCGTTTATGATCGTACGGGGAAATTGGGCAAGGGCCTCGACCTGTTCAATCGGGGGTTCCTCACTCGATCCAACTGGGTCTGGCCCGACCAGTTGTTCCCGGACGTATCGGTCTCCGAGACGACGAGCGTCGATAAAGTCGTCCTCCTCCAGAGCACCGGATCGACGACGCCGTCGTTCGAACGCGTAGACCCCGACGAGTTGACGGCGATGCTCGAAGTGATAAACGAGTACGAATGGAACAGTCGCCTCAGGGAAATATACACCGTTCACGACACGATGCGAGACGCCGCTCCGCTCAAACGACCACAACTCGGCGATCTCGTCGATCGGGAGCGAGCGATTTTCCAGTCCTTCGTCGATACCGCGGACATCTATCGATTGCAACTCCCCCAGCAGGAAGGGTGGACGGACGAAACGAAGGCCCGGATCCGGTCGTTCCTGCGCTAACCGGCTCGTTCGCCGATGGATTCGAGCAGGCGTCGGTCCCCGTCTTCCAGTCCGAGCAGGGTGATCGTTGTGCCGAACGCGATCGTTCCGGTCACGGCAGCGACTCCAATCCACAGCGGACCGCCGAAGGCTTTCGAGAACGCGACGAACGTCGCAACGGCGGGAACGAGAGAGAGGCCGCCTTTCCAGTAGGACCGGTTGTAAGGGGTCGGTCCGACGAAGTATCGGACCTCCACCAGTCGAACCACGTTCAGGAGGGTTAACGAAAACGCCGTCGCGATTGCGGCCCCCAAGACACCGTACAACTGGATCAGCCAAACGTTCAACGCCGCGTTGACGAACAACATTCCTGCGGCGTTGTAGAGCTCTATCCGCTCGTAGTTGGTCATCTTCAGGACGTTCCCACCCGGCCCAGTGGCTGCTACGGTCGCCTGCCCGACGGCCAGGACGCTGAGCGCGACGGCGCCGGCACTGAAGGCTGGACCGAAGAGTCGCATAATCTCTTCGGCGAAGACGACCACGAACGCGGCGCCGAGGCAGGTCAGGTATGCCGTCCACTTCGTGATCGAGATGTAGAACGCGTCCAGCCGTTCCGTGTCACGCTGGTGGTAGGACTCGGCGATGATACTGGGAAAGATGACGTTGGTCGCGTTCAACACGATCGTGATTAGCATGGAGGTCTGAAACGCAATCTGGTAGACGCCGACCGCTCTGGGGCTGGCGAAGACGCCGAGAATGAGGATATCGACCCAGGAAGCGGCGTAGGAGGTGACGCCGGCGAACAGTAGCGGGAGCGAGAAGAGCAGAATTTCACGGGACTGAAAGTTCGGGTTCCCGATCGACTCGAACGCGCCGAGCCGATACAGATAATATCCGACTGCGACGACGCCAACGGCCAGCGAAAGGACGTACGCGTAGATCACCAGTTGCAGGCTCGTGAATACGAACGCGGCCACGGCAATACAACCCAGCGCGACACCACTCTGGATAAACTCTCGCGTGTACACGGAGTACTTGGTTTCTTTGAACCCTCTCGTGGCGTGCATGCCGATCTCCATCAACGCGAGGAGTGGTATCGCGAGGACGAACGATCGAATCACCGATCGATACGCGTCGAAGAAGCCGATGGACAGTTCTGTGAGTGCAACGAGTACGACGACGGTCACACCACCGAAGGCGATCGAATAGCCGACCGTCGTGAGAACCACGCCGGTAACCGTTCGACTCTCACCGTCCCCTTCGTGGATCGAGACGTACTTTTCGGCCGCTTTGTCCAGTCCAGCCTGCGCGAACCGCGATCCGATCTTCACGACGACCAGCCCCATCGCGAAGAACCCGACGGCCTCCGGCCCCAGCCCGCGGGCGATTACGAACTGGATGAGGTAGCGAATCCCCTTTCCAACGACGGCGCCCGCGAACGCGACGCCGACGAGGAACAGGACCGATCGCCGGAGCGGCTCGCCGCTCCCCATCATTTCTCGAAACGACACAACCGTACTCCGACGGCGAGGGTGGGAAAACACCTGGCCTGTAGCTCGTGCCTACTCTCTTCGGAGTCACCGCGGGCGGCACCGACCAGGGCGAGTAACCGACGGCTGTGAACGCAGCCGTCGGCGCGGTGGTGTCGAGAGACGGTCCGATCGCACACAGCTCTCAGATTCCTCGCCACCCGCGAGTTGTTCGAAACCGACCCGATCGATGTGGTCCCAGCGGCCCGTGTGGCGACGAGTTCAGTTCGGACCGCCGACGCGGTCGCGCTGTCAATCGACTGTTACTCTGCGACGGGTGCGGTGTCGGTGCGTTTCAGCTATCGAGCCACGAGTGCCCGGTCGGATGCCGTGTGGGTAGTTAAAGTATGTGACTGAAACGACGGTCCGTGGTTATCCGGCAGGCGGTCGACGGATGGGTTCATGCGCATGGTTCGGAGTCGCTCCCTGGCGAATCTAGCGAGCGTCTTCGCACTCTCCGCGGTCGTTGCCGGTAGTGCCTCCCTCGTCAGCGACGTGTCCAGCGAGCCGATTTCATCGGCCGGACCGGTCTCGGGCGTTCCGATGGTGTTCGCCTTCGCTGTCGTCACCGCTGTGGTAACAACGGTGTCGGTCGGACCGCTG comes from the Halovivax cerinus genome and includes:
- a CDS encoding glycosyltransferase family 4 protein, with product MTTASSEPRVVLLSQYYRPDTSANAGVLTELASGLADRGVDVSVVTTQPSYTADDRASKRPADEVIDGVHVRRLPATRFDRNDGVAKRMLNELTFFLVASAFLFVRQRGDVVLLPTAPSFLPVATVPLRWRGYRPVPIVMDLYPEMAVALGYIDAGGIVHRAWEWANRRAYRRAVVTVTIGERMAERIQERYGPVPVAVIHNWEDGDEIEPIPKAENEFARKHGFDADLTVLYSGNLGRHHELESVVHAARLLEADGVDGVEFVFIGDGGKKERLQALAREHDLDSVSFLPYQPTSVLPQSLTSGDVALVTMDEAVEGLCVPSKFYTALASGQTILAVAPKSAEIARIVDRHDCGVTVEPGESGAIADAVREWLENREDVADTGARSRTVFDERYTKEVAIQSYLALIRRVVHPSPPSPTVKPSESPSR
- a CDS encoding GDP-mannose 4,6-dehydratase, translated to MDLYTQLAERPTFVTGADGFVGSHLVDRLVEMDADVHAFVRATSSGELKNIRGHGEALTIHRGDLRDKHSVERALRPLAEHSDSLLFHLGAQAHVGESWDRPYETIDTNVVGTLNLLQSIVDLDLDIAAFDMAGTSEEYGNPNEEMVEKYEYDGNDRVLLSERSPVNPTSVYATSKLAGDFLTMNYHDAYGLPTLTTRMFNNYGPRQNPRYITGTIITQALERDIVELGNLESKRDMCFVEDGVRGHLHVALAGNPGEQYVYGYGENVSMRDWARTILDVGAEAEYWELPEIVQREERFRPGDSDVEELLVGYEKLHEETGWKPSVPWREGIARTIEWYANHPEKWYGRVDWR
- a CDS encoding flippase, translating into MSFREMMGSGEPLRRSVLFLVGVAFAGAVVGKGIRYLIQFVIARGLGPEAVGFFAMGLVVVKIGSRFAQAGLDKAAEKYVSIHEGDGESRTVTGVVLTTVGYSIAFGGVTVVVLVALTELSIGFFDAYRSVIRSFVLAIPLLALMEIGMHATRGFKETKYSVYTREFIQSGVALGCIAVAAFVFTSLQLVIYAYVLSLAVGVVAVGYYLYRLGAFESIGNPNFQSREILLFSLPLLFAGVTSYAASWVDILILGVFASPRAVGVYQIAFQTSMLITIVLNATNVIFPSIIAESYHQRDTERLDAFYISITKWTAYLTCLGAAFVVVFAEEIMRLFGPAFSAGAVALSVLAVGQATVAATGPGGNVLKMTNYERIELYNAAGMLFVNAALNVWLIQLYGVLGAAIATAFSLTLLNVVRLVEVRYFVGPTPYNRSYWKGGLSLVPAVATFVAFSKAFGGPLWIGVAAVTGTIAFGTTITLLGLEDGDRRLLESIGERAG